From a region of the Daphnia magna isolate NIES linkage group LG1, ASM2063170v1.1, whole genome shotgun sequence genome:
- the LOC116921846 gene encoding uncharacterized protein LOC116921846 — protein MKWLDFFFLVFLCASSATEIEPGDPEDIGPDAPQGTAPPTETPDLPEVTKTELALDARIRQLLEHFKQDDPLGIPGVPIPDPMPIPDFEGEFPAAKIKFSEAELHQLSQFRINYVRTDLKDLKVWIGMTFDSLQVIGRYRMSSWFSTSSGDFNVTLISVQAQGFAGLVVDSEGLMQATNITFDVGFKDITMKFENLGFFGSLFQGIINSVGTFIFDSIKPLILNQINDQVQTNVNTQMRKFDQILPDSVTPLDMAIAVGRTQIQDGGMDPFSIPEYTNMLGTGVVVKIFNGTLHGLSTIHRTGDVTFNYENGSLVVGAQAATQRLKGHFNWQLDFKVFAPKGKISLQIEHLEVKIGLSQPVNVQKKPKLEVLQVNLGNIQAQSTGTGSVDYLIEFAVNFLLNGFRSVVLRTMEKPVTLIIQKELDKIDVEAMIEEQLLKLNDSKNDL, from the exons ATGAAGTGGCtggactttttctttctagtttTTCTCTGCGCCTCTTCGG CTACCGAAATCGAACCAGGAGATCCCGAGGATATTGGACCTGATGCTCCTCAAGGAACGGCACCCCCGACAGAGACTCCCGACCTCCCCGAAGT GACCAAGACTGAATTGGCTCTGGATGCTCGGATTCGTCAGCTATTGGAGCATTTCAAACAAGATGATCCACTGGGCATACCGGGAGTACCCATCCCAGATCCGATGCCCATTCCCGATTTCGAAGGTGAATTTCCGGCGgctaaaataaaattttctgaAGCTGAACTCCATCAGCTTTCCCAATTTCGAATCAACTATGTCAGAACCGACCTAAAAGATTTAAAG GTGTGGATTGGAATGACTTTTGATAGTCTCCAAGTAATCGGTCGCTATCGCATGAGTTCCTGGTTTAGTACCTCGTCCGGTGACTTCAACGTCACTCTGATTAGCGTCCAAGCCCAGGGATTTGCAGGGTTAGTGGTCGACTCTGAAGGTTTGATGCAAGCAACCAACATCACCTTCGACGTTGGCTTTAAAGACATTACTATGAAATTCGAGAATTTAGGATTTTTCGGTAGTCTGTTCCAG GGAATCATCAATTCTGTTGGCACCTTCATCTTTGATTCCATCAAGCCTTTGATTTTGAATCAAATCAACGATCAAGTTCAAACCAACGTCAATACCCAGATGAGAAAATTCGATCAGATTCTGCCAGATTCTGTGACACCTTTGGACATGGCAATCGCTGTAGGACGTACCCAAATCCAAGACGGTGGAATGGATCCGTTTTCTATTCCAGAATACACTAATATGCTGGGTACGGGAGTGGTTGTTAAAATCTTCAACGGAACTTTGCATGGGCTTTCAACCATACACAG AACTGGAGATGTAACCTTCAACTATGAGAATGGATCCCTTGTGGTTGGTGCCCAAGCAGCTACTCAACGCCTCAAAGGACATTTCAATTGGCAGCTAGATTTTAAAGTTTTTGCTCCTAAAGGTAAAATAAGCCTTCAGATTGAACACCTTGAAGTCAAAATAGGTCTGAGTCAACCAGTCAATGTTCAAAAGAAACCAAAGTTGGAAGTCTTGCAAGTTAACCTTGGAAACATTCAG GCCCAATCGACTGGTACAGGCTCAGTGGACTACCTCATTGAATTTGCTGTCAACTTCTTACTCAATGGTTTCAGAAGTGTTGTCCTGAGAA
- the LOC116921778 gene encoding ras GTPase-activating-like protein IQGAP1 codes for MDEKRQEKIAYEYLCHLEETKTWIEMCIREPLPQSIDLEEALRNGVFLAKLAHRFQPQSVPLKKIYDIDQIRYREAGLTFRHTDNINHWLSAMSSLGLPAIFLPETTDLYDRKNMPRVIYSIHALSLYLYRLGKAPPMPSLYGKAQFSDEAVKLMSLELKRYGFPLPQFGKIGGILAGELPIDAAEHHAAIIAINKATEEGHCDLMIQAMGHPAAQLRDIDPSLADLYLQSLIDALDEKKQSSREQSLNSDFTADVYDELLTGSEIQYQMDSVNEFSALEKIAMSVESRDVVRMMTALAHPNLGIKRLNPDYCSAYLEALHSAICGDKGVELCDVQALINQVNHEKESLMERQRYVNAINISLEGSDPNRTLQILRQLLDTEPMSELVVLEFAAALYHEEMNNFRSITEEDLSFEMICGAIRTLTQVAQVTQAVDGRNVTELLFVLEEPMLSFDCINTSLTESYMAALTEIRRDKIRRGEFCTVLTHNEIQCCIIRVNEDVDRKDIVQVIQRAVDKGDAIQLAVLLGSTGLVDQDPVEEQAPLYLRLLKTLVEAKRRSHNSDASLSMGDIEEMLRRSRELATEAEEVCLVVTGLNNLRDPAGFVETFSSPYINLPNLSRSQFQACTKQLGSRIRGIRMEQLPQTKAWVMHRLEQGIPVYLNVKTQQISWEKPRDYTESGLIGLREFEDLVVSVVQDDDIEALIIRLQACARGYLVRERIAFRLHHFHNNVSAVIKIQTWWRTVVQRQRYLQWQQRQREERQRQPQRRDLKFFAQFLDDIVLIQACWRRWLALRAYRAIKRGDMPLCTLRRFLHLLDIGQRDYDEEMQVQLLKSDVVQTIRRNKQLEKDLNTMDIKIGLLVKNQIALQEVVAHGHKLRKHVNKAAEQQERNLDSHHFTRPGIELLSLTKTGRHKLEAYQHLFYLLQTEPRYLSKLLFLQPQKMPETMILSLYNYGSNLREEYLLLKLFRCALEEEVRHKVDNLSDISTGNPLVIKLILQLSRQGHRVGQLRELLGPIVERILKENIFINLSPVEIYKLWINQLESASGEPCGMPYEIGAEDALKQPEVQRRLKTNIEFLKAATSLFLEQITYSIRNIPYGMLYVAKVLARALRNKFPLVPEKDVLKVIGNLVYYRYINPTIVSPDAFDIISVSPTQVLTTDQRRNLGNIAKMLQFAASKKGFAEESPHLMCLNPFIIECHEKFKAFFKGCIQVEEPEVEFGMDQYSEATLITKPTVCMSLQEVANIHQCLVEYEDVLAPQPEDPLHQILDDFGSGDQRNHPSIQYLLAGESKENVGTFQDLNEVAKTEIFLTLTNKFEMSISPQEEKNQKLFVATKQMLVSILRCCHGDSLKEIIIRPASIEEQAVYTQFCRQQMQSEQNSSRFVSRVVSNTDTTETVLNSLKMRVSRNLRKLEQVGLVASSDNYAVLVAALARDVVTLRTHRRARSQELDRLLSTKSLLDEKTKFHEEQVNSYQEYLETCLKNLTLGKNQKRILQHRAEGNHLQLANALKSRTMLHYSATKLHQKGILIDIEGLPHAHFKSTFFDISPAIESGVFDVTAKFMGVSVEKVQLNIQDLLQMQFEGVTVLNIFKKAKINVNLLIFLLNSKFYGKTLKKK; via the exons ATGGATGAGAAGCGACAGGAGAAGATCGCTTACGAATACCTTTGCCATTTGGAAGAAACGAAGACGTGGATTGAGATGTGCATTCGAGAACCATTGCCGCAGTCCATTGATCTGGAAGAGGCCTTGCGCAACGGCGTTTTTTTAGCCAAACTGGCCCATCGCTTTCAGCCGCAGTCGGTACCACTGAAAAAAATCTATGACATAGACCAAATCCGCTACAGAGAGGCTGGTCTGACCTTCCGCCACACTGATAATATCAATCACTGGTTGAGTGCGATGTCCAGTTTGGGATTACCAGCTATATTTCTGCCCGAGACAACG gatCTCTATGACCGCAAAAATATGCCACGCGTCATTTACAGTATACACGCTCTCAGTCTTTACCTCTACCGACTGGGCAAAGCGCCACCAATGCCCAGCTTGTACGGAAAAGCCCAGTTCTCGGATGAAGCCGTCAAGTTGATGAGCCTGGAGTTGAAACGCTACGGTTTCCCTTTGCCTCAGTTTGGCAAAATTGGAGGTATTTTAGCTGGTGAGTTACCCATCGACGCTGCGGAACACCACGCTGCCATCATTGCCATTAACAAAGCGACAGAAGAGGGTCATTGCGATCTGATGATTCAAGCCATGGGACATCCTGCTGCCCAACTGCGTGACATAGACCCCAGTTTGGCTGATCTGTACTTGCAGTCGCTCATTGACGCGCTTGATGAGAAAAAGCAATCGTCTCGCGAGCAAAGCCTCAACAGTGATTTCACGGCCGACGTCTATGACGAATTGCTGACTGGATCGGAAATCCAATATCAAATGGATTCCGTCAACGAGTTTTCCGCGTTGGAAAAAATCGCAATGTCGGTCGAGAGCCGAGACGTGGTTCGCATGATGACCGCTTTAGCCCACCCGAACCTCGGTATTAAGCGACTCAACCCAGATTATTGTTCCGCATACTTGGAAGCCTTGCACTCCGCCATCTGTGGTGACAAGGGCGTTGAGCTTTGTGACGTGCAAGCCTTGATCAATCAGGTCAACCACGAAAAAGAATCTTTAATGGAACGTCAGCGCTACGTCAATGCCATTAATATCTCACTTGAAGGTTCTGACCCGAATCGCACTCTTCAAATTTTACGTCAGCTGCTTGACACTGAACCTATGTCTGAGCTGGTGGTGCTCGAGTTCGCCGCCGCGCTCTATCACGAGGAAATGAACAACTTCCGCTCTATCACAGAAGAGGATCTCAGCTTCGAAATGATTTGTGGCGCCATCCGCACATTAACGCAAGTCGCCCAGGTTACGCAAGCTGTGGATGGCCGAAATGTGACGGAACTACTCTTCGTTTTAGAGGAACCGATGCTCAGCTTTGACTGTATCAATACCAGCTTGACCGAATCCTACATGGCGGCCCTGACGGAAATACGCCGAGATAAGATCCGCCGAGGAGAATTTTGCACTGTGCTAACCCACAATGAGATTCAGTGCTGCATTATTCGAGTGAACGAAGATGTAGATCGCAAAGACATCGTCCAGGTGATTCAGCGCGCTGTTGACAAGGGAGACGCAATTCAGCTTGCCGTTCTTTTGGGTTCCACTGGTCTAGTGGACCAAGATCCCGTAGAGgagcaagctcctctctactTGCGGCTTTTAAAAACACTCGTTGAAGCCAAAAGACGAAGTCATAACTCTGATGCTTCATTATCGATGGGGGATATCGAAGAAATGTTGCGCAGGTCCCGCGAATTAGCTACTGAGGCCGAAGAAGTCTGCTTGGTCGTGACTGGCCTCAATAACTTGAGAGATCCAGCCGGATTCGTCGAGACGTTCAGCTCTCCCTACATCAATCTTCCAAATTTGAGTCGGTCTCAATTCCAGGCTTGTACGAAACAACTAGGTTCACGAATTCGGGGCATCCGTATGGAACAGTTACCTCAAACGAAAGCCTGGGTGATGCATCGATTGGAACAGGGGATTCCCGTTTACCTCAACGTCAAAACACAACAGATTAGTTGGGAAAAGCCTCGGGACTACACGGAATCTGGTTTAATTGGGCTTCGTGAATTTGAGGATCTGGTCGTGTCGGTGGTCCAAGACGATGACATTGAAGCGCTAATCATCAGACTACAAGCTTGTGCTAGAGGATATCTTGTAAGGGAAAGAATTGCTTTCCGTCTACATCACTTCCATAACAACGTCAGCGCGGTTATCAAAATCCAG ACTTGGTGGCGCACTGTGGTTCAGCGACAACGGTATCTACAGTGGCAACAACGTCAACGAGAAGAGAGACAACGACAACCACAACGACGAGATCTGAAATTCTTTGCCCAGTTTTTAGATGACATTGTGTTGATTCAAGCGTGTTGGAGACGTTGGTTGGCCCTACGGGCATACCGAGCCATCAAGCGGGGGGACATGCCTCTTTGTACGCTACGTCGTTTCCTCCATTTGCTCGACATTGGACAG CGCGATTATGATGAAGAGATGCAAGTTCAACTGCTCAAGAGTGATGTCGTACAAACCATTCGTCGTAATAAACAGCTTGAAAAAGATCTGAACACCATGGATATTAAAATCGGTTTACTGGTTAAGAATCAAATTGCCCTCCAAGAGGTGGTAGCACATGGCCACAAGCTCC GCAAACATGTGAATAAGGCAGCTGAACAACAGGAACGCAACTTAGATAGCCATCATTTTACGCGACCAGGCATCGAATTACTTTCTTTGACTAAGACAGGACGACATAAGTTAGAGGCCTACCAGCATTTGTTTTACCTTTTGCAAACGGAGCCACGTTATTTGTCGAAACTACTCTTCCTGCAGCCACAGAAGATGCCTGAAACCATGATCTTGTCACTCTACAACTATGGATCAAACTTGCGCGAAGAGTATCTGCTCTTAAAGTTATTCAGATGCGCATTAGAGGAAGAAGTCCGACACAAGGTGGACAACCTTAGCGACATCTCTACCGGTAATCCTCTCGTCATCAAGCTGATTCTGCAGCTCAGTCGACAGGGTCACCGCGTCGGACAACTTCGAGAATTGCTCGGACCTATTGTTGAAAGGATTCTGAAAGAGAACATTTTCATTAACCTCAGTCCGGTGGAAATCTACAAGTTGTGGATTAACCAACTTGAAAGCGCGTCCGGAGAGCCTTGTGGCATGCCTTACGAAATTGGCGCCGAAGATGCCCTGAAACAACCTGAAGTTCAACGCCGTCTGAAAACAAATATCGAATTTCTCAAGGCTGCTACGTCACTTTTTCTCGAACAGATTACCTACTCTATTCGCAACATTCCATATGGCATGCTTTACGTAGCTAAAGTTCTGGCCAGAGCATTACGCAACAAGTTTCCTTTAGTTCCTGAAAAGGATGTTTTAAAAGTTATCG GCAATCTGGTGTATTATCGGTACATTAATCCCACCATCGTTTCACCGGATGCTTTTGACATAATTTCCGTATCACCCACGCAAGTTTTGACTACTGATCAACGACGCAATTTGGGAAAT aTTGCAAAAATGTTGCAATTTGCTGCCTCAAAGAAAGGTTTCGCCGAAGAGTCGCCTCATTTGATGTGCCTCAACCCGTTCATAATCGAGTGCCACGAGAAATTCAAAGCATTTTTTAAGGGCTGCATTCAAGTGGAAGAGCCTGAGGTAGAATTTGGCATGGATCAGTATAGCGAGGCCACGTTGATCACCAAACCAACTGTCTGCATGTCACTTCAAGAAGTGGCAAACATTCACCAGTGCTTGGTAGAGTATGAAGATGTTTTGGCTCCACAACCCGAAGATCCTCTTCATCAGATTCTGGACGATTTCGGAAGCGGGGACCAACGCAACCATCCTTCCATTCAGTATCTCTTGGCTGGCGAAAGCAAAGAAAACGTTGGGACTTTCCAGGATTTGAATGAAGTAGCCAAGACGGAGATCTTCCTGACGCTCACCAACAAGTTTGAAATGTCCATTTCGCcacaagaagagaaaaatcaaaagcTCTTTGTGGCCACGAAGCAAATGCTCGTCTCCATTTTGCGTTGCTGCCATGGCGACAGCCTTAAAGAGATTATCATCCGACCAGCATCTATAGAGGAACAAGCCGTTTACACGCAGTTCTGCCGTCAACAAATGCAATCTGAACAAAACAGTTCGCGCTTTGTTTCTCGAGTTGTTTCCAATACAGACACAACCGAAACGGTGCTGAATTCGCTCAAGATGAGGGTTTCGAgaaatttacgaaaactgGAACAAGTCGGGCTGGTCGCCAGTTCCGATAATTATGCTGTGCTGGTAGCTGCGTTAGCGCGTGATGTTGTGACATTGCGAACGCATCGTCGCGCCCGCTCTCAGGAACTTGATCGTCTCTTGTCCACCAAGAGTTTACTGGACGAGAAAACCAAATTCCACGAAGAGCAAGTAAACTCATATCAAGAGTATCTGGAAACATGTCTGAAAAACTTGACGTTGGGCAAAAATCAGAAGCGTATCCTTCAGCACCGAGCAGAGGGCAATCATCTTCAGCTGGCCAATGCCCTCAAGTCTCGAACAATGTTGCACTATTCCGCAACCAAACTTCACCAGAAAGGCATCTTAATCGATATTGAAGGTCTGCCTCACGCCCATTTCAAGTCGACCTTTTTCGATATTAGCCCAGCCATCGAATCGGGTGTCTTTGACGTCACAGCCAAATTTATGGGCGTCAGTGTCGAGAAAGTTCAACTAAACATTCAG GATTTGCTTCAAATGCAGTTCGAGGGTGTCACCGTCctaaacatttttaaaaaggcaaaaattaatgttaacctcttaattttcttattaaattcgaaattttacgGCAAGACGTTGAAGAAGAAGTGA